The Mercurialis annua linkage group LG2, ddMerAnnu1.2, whole genome shotgun sequence genome contains a region encoding:
- the LOC126668575 gene encoding uncharacterized protein LOC126668575 encodes MDTIATFIQYNGYWNDKLQYTDFSVKGLLIPKDSSMNNLEQLLANQLQVNLEEENLKIKYQVKPDYPPLIIQDNDALVFYFQMKSKQSDPTQFPLCIEIEKKMRDISLYVSSSRSTQQNINRNAEVCQQQDNSTNIDNSESVSNMFQYATNVGNLLNEDQEVESPYVENMVIDEVKAIEIEEGQKYKDKRTLKTILSIYAINNHFQFRSYKSCKIEYIAICNEPECEWKLRSSRNKRSNVFIVRKFNKVHNCKVGERMADKRQATSDLIGNFVKDKYANFKTVYTPADIIRDMKKEYGVELTYQKAWRSKEKGLELTRGNPAESYRLLPSYLHALKSTNPGSVAELETKEERFLYVFISLNASIQGWGFCKPVIVVDGTFLKAAYGGTLLTAATQDAANKIFPLAFCVVDSENDASWEWFFNKVRETFGVREGMCIISDRHDSIKKAIEKVYPEAHHGICTYHLFNNVKARYRRAKGEIREHFFGAAKAYTLEQFGKHMEELDKFDPKIREYLNDVGFEKWTTLYSTNNRYSTMTSNIAESLNATNIAARELPITTMLEFLRSLVQKWTHANRICARSLKTDMSKVAEDILNENYIRSLHLTVSPANDNIYTVTKTKTPFSVNLETGTCCCRRFQTDRIPCAHAVAVIRKYNKDPLLYCSKYYMKETYVNTYNHTVYPMTNKSTWNTPQEIKDIIVLPPESRTKSGRPKKKRILGGHEKKSKNKCGACKKTGHSKKTCRR; translated from the exons ATGGATACAATTGCAACTTTTATTCAGTATAATGGCTATTGGAATGATAAACTCCAGTATACAGATTTTTCTGTTAAGGGACTTCTTATTCCAAAAGATTCTAGTATGAATAATCTTGAACAATTATTGGCAAACCAGCTACAAGTGAATTTAGAAGAagaaaatctgaaaatcaaGTATCAG GTTAAACCAGATTATCCACCGCTAATAATACAAGATAATGATGCTTTAGTATTCTACTTCCAGATGAAAAGCAAACAATCAGATCCAACACAGTTTCCACTTtgcattgaaattgaaaaaaaaatgagagataTATCATTATACGTTTCATCATCGAGATCAACACAACAAAACATCAACAGAAATGCAGAAGTTTGTCAACAGCAAGACAACTCAACAAATATTGATAATTCAGAGTCGGTTTCAAACATGTTTCAATATGCAACAAATGTCGGAAATTTGTTAAATGAAGATCAAGAAGTCGAGAGCCCGTACGTAGAGAATATGGTCATTGATGAAGTAAAGGCGATAGAAATAGAAGAAGGGCAGAAATACAAAGACAAGCGCACGTTGAAGACTATATTAAGCATTTATGCAATCAACAATCATTTCCAATTCAGATCTTACAAGTCGTGCAAGATTGAATATATAGCAATCTGCAATGAACCAGAGTGTGAATGGAAACTGAGATCTTCGAGaaataaaagatcaaatgtCTTTATCGTGCGAAAATTCAACAAGGTGCACAACTGCAAAGTGGGAGAGAGAATGGCTGATAAAAGACAAGCCACGTCAGATTTAATTGGAAATTTTGTAAAAGATAAGTATGCAAACTTCAAAACTGTTTATACGCCGGCCGATATTATTAGAGACATGAAGAAAGAGTATGGAGTCGAACTGACGTACCAAAAAGCATGGCGGTCAAAAGAAAAGGGATTAGAGCTTACAAGGGGTAATCCAGCTGAATCATACCGATTACTGCCTTCTTATCTACATGCGCTCAAATCAACAAATCCAGGTTCTGTAGCTGAATTGGAAACAAAAGAAGAGAGATTCCTTTATGTTTTCATATCGTTGAATGCATCAATTCAGGGTTGGGGGTTTTGCAAACCAGTAATTGTTGTTGACGGTACGTTCCTAAAGGCAGCTTACGGAGGAACGCTTCTAACGGCAGCAACTCAAGATGCTGCAAATAAAATTTTTCCTCTAGCATTTTGTGTCGTAGATTCAGAAAATGATGCTTCGTGGGAATGGTTTTTCAACAAAGTtagagaaacatttggtgtgAGAGAGGGAATGTGCATCATTTCAGATCGACACGACAGTATTAAAAAAGCAATTGAAAAAGTATACCCGGAAGCACATCATGGAATCTGTACTTAccatctttttaacaatgtcAAAGCAAGATATAGACGAGCAAAAGGTGAAATCAGAGAGCACTTTTTTGGGGCAGCAAAAGCATATACGCTTGAGCAGTTTGGGAAACACATGGAAGAACTTGACAAATTTGACCCAAAGATAAGGGAGTACCTAAATGACGTTGGTTTCGAAAAATGGACAACACTTTATTCCACCAACAACAGGTATTCAACAATGACTTCAAACATTGCTGAGTCATTAAATGCAACAAACATAGCTGCAAGAGAACTTCCTATAACGACCATGCTTGAGTTTCTACGTTCCCTTGTGCAAAAATGGACTCATGCAAACAGAATTTGTGCAAGATCATTAAAGACAGATATGTCAAAAGTAGCCGAAGATATATTGAATGAAAACTACATTCGATCTCTGCATCTAACG GTCAGTCCAGCAAATGACAATATATATACTGTGACTAAAACAAAAACACCCTTCTCGGTTAATTTGGAAACAGGAACATGTTGCTGCAGAAGGTTTCAAACAGATAGAATTCCTTGCGCACATGCAGTTGCTGTTATAAGGAAATACAACAAGGATCCTTTGCTCTATTGTTCCAAATACTACATGAAGGAAACGTACGTCAACACGTACAACCACACAGTATATCCTATGACAAATAAATCAACATGGAATACGCCGCaagaaataaaagatataatCGTGCTGCCTCCTGAATCAAGAACCAAATCCGGCAGACCAAAAAAGAAGCGCATATTGGGAGGACatgaaaaaaagtcaaaaaataaatGCGGAGCTTGCAAGAAGACGGGACACAGTAAAAAAACATGCAGAAGATGA
- the LOC126669744 gene encoding uncharacterized protein LOC126669744, translated as MRLLLLRAPSSSSTMASCSLTSPLKPLSFTSSDCLSRNGVQRFGIKNLGRSRVFMSVSVGSQAIGVVDDSLFKDYKPNIAFLFPGQGAQAVGMGKEAQNVASAAELYKKANDILGYDLLDLCISGPKEKLDSTVISQPAIYVTSLAAVEVLRSRDGGQQIIDSVDVTCGLSLGEYTALAFAGAFSFEDGLKLVKLRGEAMQEAADAAKSAMVSIIGLDAEKVQQLCDAANQEVDEADKVQIANYLCPGNYAVSGGVKGVEAVEAKAKSFKARMTVRLAVAGAFHTSFMEPAVSRLEAALAATAIKTPRLPVISNVDALPHSDPATIKKILARQVTSPVQWETTVKTLLSKGLSKSYELGPGKVIAGIVKRMDRGAALENIGA; from the exons ATGCGCCTTCTCCTTCTACGCGCTCCATCTTCAAGCTCGACCATGGCCTCCTGTTCTCTCACTTCCCCTCTCAAACCCCTCTCTTTTACCTCTTCTGATTGTCTCAGTCGGAATGGAGTTCAACGATTCGGTATCAAAAATTTGGGTCGATCCAGAGTTTTTATGAGCGTTTCTGTTGGATCTCAAGCTATCGGCGTTGTTGATGATTCCTTGTTCAAGGATTACAAGCCTAACATTGCTTTTCTGTTCCCTGGTCAG GGTGCACAAGCAGTTGGAATGGGAAAGGAGGCTCAAAATGTGGCGTCTGCCGCAGAGTTGTACAAGAAAGCCAATGATATCTTAGG GTATGATCTTCTAGACCTCTGCATCAGTGGTCCAAAAGAGAAGCTAGATTCAACTGTGATCAGCCAG CCTGCAATTTATGTTACCAGTCTAGCTGCAGTTGAGGTGCTCCGCTCTCGTGATGGAGGCCAGCAGATAATTGATTCTGTTGATGTCACATGTGGTCTCAGCTTGGGAGAATATACTGCTCTAGCATTTGCTGGAGCTTTTAG CTTTGAAGATGGACTCAAACTGGTCAAACTAAGGGGTGAAGCTATGCAG GAAGCTGCTGATGCTGCAAAAAGTGCTATGGTCAGTATCATAGGACTGGACGCTGAGAAAGTTCAGCAGTTGTGTGATGCAGCAAATCAAGAAGTTGATGAAGCTGATAAAGTTCAAATTGCGAATTACCTATGTCCT GGGAATTATGCTGTTTCTGGAGGTGTGAAGGGAGTGGAAGCAGTAGAAGCCAAGGCCAAGTCATTTAAAGCTCGAATGAcg GTGCGGCTAGCTGTTGCTGGTGCGTTCCATACAAGTTTTATGGAACCAGCTGTGTCAAGATTGGAAGCTGCATTGGCTGCAACAGCAATTAAAACTCCAAGATTACCTGTTATATCCAATGTTGATGCTCTGCCACATTCAGATCCTGCCACAATCAAGAAAATATTGGCACGCCAA GTGACCTCTCCTGTTCAATGGGAAACGACAGTGAAGACTCTTCTTAGTAAAGGGCTGAGTAAAAGTTATGAATTAGGACCTGGAAAG GTTATTGCCGGCATCGTGAAAAGAATGGACAGAGGTGCTGCCCTTGAGAATATAGGTGCTTAA
- the LOC126668576 gene encoding uncharacterized protein LOC126668576: MLDGFFGIQKKQAASDRRQSVDAVADDLIDTNAVNPSQSTGNQHNLNTVFEKHESDKERRKDDNEVLPHRVDGKDNGDKEKQEVSDKSAFVDNQISMEDSDVVFTDSELARLDEQLVSIYSTREADALLSSQAASQPVVNVASFEDYPCPFMDNEYSLLDAYKDCEIFNWVEQGFNKKLRIFTGRYGVIDPPFKFAGELQAKKKWLHTLNFVGCELSTSHVDTVFHYLRKKSVLLNIRKPNFTTADSSFGQILEAEYRSFLAAGSKSIEINASNTILEYYVGQGCGYSKPWTEIDDLLIPIIVTDPNHWILARVNFEDCKVYVYNSMKSPTMDAIVHNYMQAYIHYLPKFLKNMDFYSTRTSSSSFALTSSLDSRYESFSYENVPYMPVQSDRSVLLFFVSTLFVFMLIFFPYF, encoded by the exons ATGTTGGATGGCTTTTTTGGAATACAGAAGAAGCAAGCTGCTTCTGATAGAAGACAAAGTGTTGATGCTGTAGCTGATGATTTAATTGACACAAATGCTGTAAATCCTAGTCAATCAACAGGAAATCAACATAATCTTAACACTGTTTTTGAGAAG CATGAGAGTGATAAAGAGCGTCGAAAGGACGATAATGAAGTCTTACCGCATAGAGTTGATGGTAAAGATAATGGTGATAAAGAAAAGCAAGAAGTGTCTGATAAATCTGCGTTTGTTGATAATCAG ATATCAATGGAGGATTCAGATGTCGTTTTTACTGATTCTGAATTGGCTAGACTTGACGAGCAACTTGTTTCTATATATAGTACTCGTGAGGCTGAT gCATTGTTATCAAGTCAAGCAGCTTCTCAACCTG TTGTGAATGTAGCTTCATTTGAAGATTATCCGTGCCCTTTTATGGATAATGAGTATAGCTTGCTAGATGCTTATAAAGATTGTGAAATCTTCAATTGGGTTGAACAAGGATTTAATAAGAAGCTTCG aaTTTTTACCGGTAGATATGGTGTAATTGATCCTCCTTTTAAGTTTGCTGGCGAACTACAAGCGAAGAAGAAATGGCTGCATACATTAAATTTCGTGGGCTGTGAACTCTCTACATCT CATGTTGATACTGTCTTCCACTATTTGAGAAAGAAGAGTGTATTGTTGAATATCCGGAAGCCAAATTTTACAACTGCAGACTCTAGTTTTGGTCAGATTTTGGAGGCAGAATATCGATCTTTTCTTGCTGCCGGTTCGAAGTCTATTGAAATTAACGCCAGTAATACGATTCTTGAATATTACGTGGGTCAAGGGTGTGGATACTCAAAGCCATGGACTGAAATCGATGATCTTCTCATTCCTATCATTGTTACAGATCCAAATCATTGGATTCTCGCGCGTGTTAACTTTGAAGATTGTAAGGTTTATGTTTACAATTCGATGAAGAGTCCGACGATGGATGCCATTGTTCACAATTATATGCAAGCTTACATCCATTATCTTCCCAAATTTCTGAAGAACATGGACTTTTATTCAACGAGGACTAGTTCTAGTTCATTTGCTCTTACTTCAAGTTTGGACAGCAGATACGAGTCATTTTCATATGAAAATGTTCCCTATATGCCAGTTCAAAGTGACAGGTCAgttcttttgttttttgtttctacattatttgtttttatgttgattttttttccgtATTTTTAA
- the LOC130014759 gene encoding uncharacterized protein LOC130014759 produces the protein MRRKSVGHRPSRGLPSVAMDSDSQSVDKSVDEIMSQETFIAGVLRNEDSESIQNEPSVTIDSELVDSVLKSQGEVLEKATSGVGEMNVADAIEQRSSVENVKDVSEKEDLVPKGNKPKVVRAFERRRKRDVVVDSNLLKSETVETEVATAVPKLAKQPVRSSKRVKSSPSVGTDSIAVELAKLKASYTVKKAVNQVSSETTNSPSHAVKPNSPEKTLKKKTGVKRKVSFESTDLDSAADNVDNVDKQPVVQKKITIPTSILKKRIPLQKSESEDVSVNKLVKLC, from the exons ATGCGGAGAAAGTCAGTTGGTCATAGACCGTCGAGAGGACTTCCGTCTGTTGCCATGGATTCTGATTCGCAATCTGTGGATAAAAGTGTGGATGAAATAATGTCGCAAGAAACTTTTATTGCTGGTGTTCTGAGGAATGAAGATTCTGAATCTATTCAGAATGAACCGTCTGTTACAATTGATTCTGAATTAGTTGATTCCGTTTTAAAGAGTCAAGGTGAAGTGTTGGAAAAAGCTACATCTGGTGTTGGAGAAATGAATGTAGCTGATGCAATAGAGCAGCGTAGTTCAGTGGAAAATGTTAAGGATGTATCTGAAAAGGAGGATTTAGTGCCTAAAGGAAATAAACCTAAAgtcgttcgtgcttttgagcGTCGAAGAAAGAGAGATGTTGTGGTTGATTCAAACCTTTTAAAGTCAGAAACTGTTGAAACTGAAGTTGCAACTGCTGTTCCAAAGTTAGCGAAGCAGCCTGTTCGTTCTTCTAAGCGTGTTAAGAGTAGTCCGAGTGTTGGTACTGATTCGATTGCTGTCGAACTTGCGAAATTAAAGGCATCGTATACCGTGAAAAAAGCAGTGAATCAAGTTTCTTCTGAAACTACTAACAGTCCAAGCCATGCTGTTAAACCTAACTCTCCTGAGAAAACTTTGAAGAAAAAGACCGGTGTTAAAAGAAAAGTTTCTTTTGAATCTACTGATTTGGATAGTGCTGCTGACAATGTAGAcaatgttgataag caACCTGTTGTTCAGAAAAAAATCACTATTCCAACTTCTATTTTGAAAAAACGAATTCCTCTTCAAAAGTCTGAATCTGAAGATGTTTCTGTTAATAAGTTAGTGAAG TTGTGTTaa